The following coding sequences lie in one Mycobacterium sp. Z3061 genomic window:
- a CDS encoding mycofactocin-coupled SDR family oxidoreductase, translating to MGALDGRVALITGGARGQGRAHAVALAAEGADVVVADAPGPMTDLTYPLGTEDDLRQTAKLVEESGRRCLPIAVDVRDTAQVAAAVEQTVADLGSLDIVVANAGIVSTGPLDQVSDQMWQQLIDTNLTGVFHTLRAVIPVMRRQRFGRIVVTSSMGGRMGIPDLAAYNATKWGIIGLAKSVALEVAKEGITVNVICPTTTQTPMVQPAGGDDVPDDLVRRMMRANPIPQPWLQPEDVSRGVVYLVTDPGVITGSVLEVGLGGSARIH from the coding sequence ATGGGTGCTTTGGATGGCCGGGTTGCGTTGATCACCGGAGGGGCCCGGGGTCAGGGCCGCGCGCACGCGGTGGCGCTGGCAGCGGAAGGGGCGGACGTCGTCGTCGCCGACGCGCCCGGCCCCATGACCGACCTCACTTACCCACTCGGTACCGAGGACGATTTGCGCCAGACGGCCAAGCTCGTCGAGGAGTCAGGACGGCGCTGTCTGCCGATTGCCGTCGACGTGCGCGACACCGCGCAGGTCGCCGCCGCGGTCGAGCAGACGGTCGCCGACCTGGGCAGCCTCGACATCGTCGTGGCCAACGCGGGCATCGTCAGCACCGGTCCGCTGGACCAGGTCAGCGACCAGATGTGGCAGCAACTCATCGACACCAACCTGACCGGAGTGTTCCACACGCTACGGGCGGTCATCCCGGTGATGCGGCGGCAGCGATTCGGCAGGATTGTGGTGACGTCGTCGATGGGCGGCCGGATGGGGATCCCGGATCTCGCCGCGTACAACGCGACCAAGTGGGGCATCATCGGGCTCGCGAAGTCCGTCGCCCTGGAGGTGGCGAAGGAGGGCATCACGGTCAATGTCATCTGCCCCACCACTACGCAGACGCCGATGGTGCAGCCCGCCGGAGGCGACGACGTTCCCGACGATCTGGTGCGGCGCATGATGAGGGCCAACCCGATACCGCAGCCGTGGCTTCAGCCCGAGGACGTCAGCCGCGGCGTCGTGTACCTGGTCACCGACCCCGGGGTTATCACGGGCAGCGTGCTGGAGGTAGGACTGGGCGGCAGCGCCCGTATCCACTGA
- the ligD gene encoding non-homologous end-joining DNA ligase, whose protein sequence is MSAGEQRGGVDLTNLDQPLSPDAGATKRDLVDYLDAVADRMVPALAGRPLTVLRVLRGRAPFMQKNVPKYTPDWVRTVSIWAAASHREVHYPVCDDRRTLLWLANQRAVEYHPALGLADDIYQPTHLVLDLDPPADGDFAAVVKVAHQVRQALQDCGLAGAVKTSGAKGVHVFVPIDDHAASDDVAAATRALAARAEALDPDSATTAFIVEDREGKVFVDATRAGGATVAAAYSPRLRAGTPVSFPLDWSDLDRVHPIDFTVHTAVDALAGHDPWASSMPAAQRLPSDLVEQGRSIPVARVAAMHEGKRRARARRAEKD, encoded by the coding sequence ATGAGCGCCGGGGAGCAGCGCGGGGGAGTCGATCTGACTAACCTCGATCAGCCGCTGAGTCCCGATGCCGGCGCGACCAAACGCGATCTGGTGGACTACCTGGACGCGGTGGCCGACCGCATGGTGCCCGCATTGGCCGGCCGGCCGCTCACCGTGCTGCGGGTGTTGCGCGGTCGGGCGCCCTTCATGCAGAAGAACGTCCCCAAGTACACCCCGGACTGGGTGCGCACCGTTTCCATCTGGGCGGCGGCATCTCACCGCGAGGTGCATTACCCCGTGTGCGACGACCGGCGGACGCTGCTCTGGCTCGCCAACCAGCGTGCTGTCGAGTACCACCCCGCGCTGGGGTTGGCCGACGACATCTATCAGCCGACACACCTGGTGCTCGATCTGGACCCGCCGGCCGACGGCGACTTCGCCGCGGTGGTCAAGGTGGCCCATCAGGTGCGTCAGGCATTGCAGGATTGCGGTCTGGCCGGCGCGGTCAAAACCAGCGGCGCCAAGGGCGTACATGTGTTCGTTCCGATCGACGACCACGCAGCCTCCGACGATGTCGCAGCGGCCACCCGGGCGCTGGCTGCTCGCGCCGAGGCACTCGACCCGGACTCGGCGACAACGGCTTTCATCGTGGAGGACCGCGAGGGCAAGGTGTTCGTCGACGCGACACGAGCCGGAGGCGCGACGGTCGCCGCTGCTTATAGTCCACGGTTGCGTGCGGGCACGCCGGTGTCGTTTCCGCTCGACTGGTCGGACCTGGATCGGGTGCACCCCATCGACTTCACGGTCCACACGGCGGTCGACGCCCTCGCCGGACATGACCCTTGGGCTTCGTCCATGCCAGCGGCGCAACGGCTGCCGAGCGATCTCGTCGAGCAGGGCCGCTCGATCCCGGTCGCCCGAGTCGCCGCGATGCACGAAGGCAAGCGCCGCGCCCGAGCGCGCCGTGCCGAAAAGGACTGA
- a CDS encoding SDR family oxidoreductase, which yields MDERVAIITGASQGIGDALVAGYRRRGYAVVANSRRIADSTDPLVLAVAGDVAQPGVGARIVDGALERFGRVDTVVNNAGIFVPKPFTEYTDEDYDAVTGVNLRGFFEVSRAAIAAMLTRGGGGHVVNISTSLVDQPNSAVPSALASLTKGGLNAATKALAIEYAGRGIRVNAVALGNIRTPMHAPSTHDLLAKMHPLGRLGEIDEVVDAVLYLEGNSFVTGEILHVDGGQSAGH from the coding sequence ATGGACGAACGTGTCGCCATCATCACCGGCGCCTCGCAGGGAATCGGGGACGCGCTGGTCGCGGGATACCGCCGACGCGGCTACGCTGTGGTCGCCAACTCGCGTCGCATCGCCGACAGCACCGATCCCCTGGTACTCGCCGTCGCCGGCGACGTGGCGCAGCCCGGAGTGGGCGCCCGCATCGTGGATGGGGCACTGGAACGGTTCGGTCGCGTCGACACCGTCGTGAACAATGCCGGGATCTTCGTGCCCAAGCCGTTCACGGAATACACCGACGAGGACTACGACGCCGTCACCGGAGTGAATCTCCGTGGCTTCTTTGAGGTTTCACGGGCCGCGATCGCGGCGATGCTGACCCGGGGCGGTGGCGGCCACGTGGTGAACATCTCCACCAGCCTGGTCGATCAACCCAATTCCGCGGTGCCCTCGGCACTGGCGTCGCTGACCAAAGGCGGGCTCAACGCGGCAACCAAGGCTCTGGCTATCGAATACGCGGGCAGGGGAATTCGGGTCAACGCCGTGGCGCTGGGCAACATCCGCACACCGATGCACGCCCCGTCGACCCACGACCTGCTGGCTAAGATGCATCCACTCGGGCGGCTGGGTGAGATCGACGAGGTGGTGGACGCGGTGCTGTACCTGGAAGGCAACTCGTTCGTCACCGGCGAGATCCTGCATGTGGACGGAGGCCAAAGTGCCGGGCACTGA
- a CDS encoding PfkB family carbohydrate kinase, translating into MVSQVDIAAVGVHVLDTHVLGATSIPDGSDGQLVEAIKISAAGTAGGTAVVLSRLGARVRCYGAVGTDALGDTLLGLLEGHGVDVAGIARTTASQTSASVIPVRPNGDRPAWHCPGANATLTLDALDLDDIARGRHLHLGGPEFLGGAAAATLLERAKESGMSTSVDILAGGNPGLLAWIVEALPHTDYLLPNDEQVLGFTGATDLETGARALLEAGAGCVAVTRGGAGALVVAAEETIAVPAYPVEVVDTTGCGDAFSAGFILGRALGRDLAESARLGCATAAQVAGGVGTDAGSYDLATVDAFVAQNQGPG; encoded by the coding sequence ATGGTGAGTCAGGTCGACATCGCAGCCGTCGGCGTCCACGTTCTCGACACGCATGTCCTTGGGGCCACCTCCATTCCCGACGGCTCCGACGGCCAGCTGGTCGAGGCCATCAAGATCTCCGCAGCCGGCACCGCGGGCGGCACGGCGGTTGTGCTCAGCCGGCTCGGGGCCCGGGTCCGCTGCTACGGAGCCGTCGGAACCGATGCACTCGGTGACACACTGCTGGGGTTGCTGGAGGGCCACGGCGTCGACGTCGCCGGCATTGCACGCACCACGGCGAGTCAGACGTCGGCATCGGTCATCCCGGTGCGTCCCAACGGCGACCGGCCGGCCTGGCACTGCCCGGGCGCCAACGCCACCCTGACCCTGGATGCCCTTGACCTCGACGACATTGCCCGCGGCAGGCACCTGCATCTCGGTGGACCGGAATTTCTGGGCGGAGCTGCCGCCGCGACGCTGCTCGAGCGCGCCAAGGAAAGCGGGATGTCGACGTCGGTCGACATCCTTGCCGGCGGTAATCCCGGCCTGCTGGCGTGGATCGTCGAGGCACTGCCGCACACCGATTATCTGCTGCCCAACGATGAGCAGGTGCTCGGCTTCACCGGCGCCACCGATTTGGAGACAGGAGCCAGGGCGCTGTTGGAGGCCGGCGCCGGCTGCGTCGCGGTGACCCGGGGCGGTGCGGGCGCGCTCGTCGTGGCGGCCGAAGAAACGATTGCGGTGCCCGCGTACCCGGTCGAAGTCGTCGACACCACCGGGTGCGGCGACGCGTTTTCGGCGGGGTTCATTCTGGGTCGGGCTCTGGGGCGCGACCTGGCTGAGTCGGCCCGGCTGGGATGCGCTACCGCTGCGCAGGTTGCGGGCGGAGTCGGTACCGACGCGGGTTCTTACGACCTGGCGACGGTCGACGCTTTTGTGGCTCAGAACCAGGGGCCGGGGTAG
- a CDS encoding lysophospholipid acyltransferase family protein: protein MTPKSDAGRPAAVEQFADSLLDAVEQVVDPGGARLDAALNALRRNVIEFVRRYHRLEVEVEADTLDDPVLFVANHGFGGVVDLNVMAVSAALEDLELERPVIFLTHQLAWTVGVGPIVEHLGARPASRESAHEAFADGQHVVVFPGGDLDAAKKFTDRNQIVFGGRSGFAQLAMDEGVPIVPIVTAGAGESLLVLSDGERLARALRLDKLLRVKALPTSLSLPWGLNTGAVGMLPYLPLPTKLQTRVLPAMVVEPEEDAQAYAERIHTAMQDALTEMTAGRRPVIG, encoded by the coding sequence GTGACTCCGAAGTCCGATGCTGGCCGACCCGCCGCGGTCGAGCAGTTCGCCGATTCACTTCTCGATGCCGTGGAGCAGGTGGTCGACCCGGGCGGGGCGCGCCTGGATGCCGCTCTGAACGCATTGCGGCGCAACGTCATTGAATTCGTTCGCCGGTATCACCGGTTAGAGGTCGAGGTCGAAGCCGACACGTTAGACGATCCGGTGCTGTTCGTTGCCAATCACGGATTCGGCGGCGTTGTCGACCTCAACGTGATGGCCGTCAGCGCGGCCCTGGAAGACCTGGAACTCGAACGACCAGTCATTTTCCTGACGCATCAGCTGGCGTGGACGGTGGGTGTAGGGCCGATTGTCGAGCACCTGGGCGCCCGGCCGGCCAGTCGGGAAAGCGCCCACGAGGCGTTCGCCGACGGGCAGCACGTCGTCGTCTTTCCCGGAGGCGACTTGGACGCGGCGAAGAAGTTCACCGACCGCAATCAGATCGTGTTCGGCGGTCGCAGCGGTTTCGCGCAGCTGGCGATGGATGAAGGCGTGCCCATCGTTCCCATCGTCACCGCCGGAGCCGGCGAGTCGTTGCTGGTGCTCTCCGATGGCGAAAGGCTCGCCCGCGCACTGCGCCTGGACAAGTTGCTGCGGGTGAAGGCGCTGCCAACCAGCCTGTCACTGCCCTGGGGGCTCAACACCGGAGCGGTGGGAATGCTGCCCTACCTTCCGCTCCCCACCAAGCTGCAGACCCGCGTTCTTCCCGCCATGGTCGTCGAACCGGAAGAGGACGCCCAGGCTTATGCCGAGCGCATCCACACCGCGATGCAGGACGCACTCACCGAGATGACCGCGGGCCGGCGCCCGGTGATCGGCTGA
- a CDS encoding amidase — translation MTGLAEQTRWMDATEQAGLVARGEVTPGELLEAAIARIEQSNAALNAVVIEWFEHARSVAADPGLPDGPFRGVPFLLKDLYTSFAGQTLSNGNVALKEAGKIDTADTTLVSRFKAAGLVIAGRTNSPEMGSLPTTQPLAWGPTRNPWALDRTPGGSSGGAAAAVAVGMVPFANASDGGGSIRIPASCCGLVGLKPSQGRITVGPKRAEAGLGVELCVSRTVRDTAALLDAVHGPGVGDTVIAPVPQRPYRDEVGADPGRLRIGLLDSHPRGGFLNEDCVTAVRAAAALLEDLGHIVEPAWPSCLADPTLQQKFMALWVTQMAMAARGFGETLGREVTAQDIEPVNWALIERARHVTAVEYAAAENAVYAFRRSLQQWWADGWDLLLTPTVAEPPLPLAEFENDPDHVTRPMRRGGEFAAFTPPFNMSGQPAISLPLHRNPDGLPIGVQLAAAYGREDVLIRVAAQLESAHPWSSYRPVIP, via the coding sequence ATGACTGGTCTTGCCGAGCAAACCCGCTGGATGGACGCGACGGAGCAGGCGGGGCTGGTTGCCCGGGGTGAGGTCACCCCGGGCGAGTTGTTGGAAGCGGCGATCGCACGCATCGAGCAGTCCAATGCGGCCCTGAATGCCGTGGTCATCGAATGGTTCGAGCACGCCCGGTCGGTTGCGGCCGACCCCGGTCTGCCGGACGGTCCCTTCCGTGGGGTGCCGTTTCTGCTCAAAGACCTCTACACCAGCTTTGCCGGTCAGACCCTGTCCAACGGCAACGTGGCGCTCAAGGAAGCGGGCAAGATCGACACTGCCGACACCACGCTGGTGTCTCGGTTCAAGGCGGCCGGCCTGGTCATCGCCGGCCGGACCAACAGCCCCGAAATGGGCAGTCTGCCGACCACGCAGCCGCTGGCCTGGGGACCGACGCGCAATCCGTGGGCGCTGGACCGGACCCCGGGTGGTTCCAGTGGCGGGGCCGCCGCCGCGGTGGCGGTGGGGATGGTGCCGTTTGCGAACGCTTCGGACGGTGGAGGCAGCATCCGCATTCCGGCGTCCTGTTGCGGGCTGGTGGGCCTCAAGCCGAGCCAGGGCCGCATCACCGTGGGGCCCAAGCGCGCCGAAGCGGGCCTGGGGGTGGAGTTGTGCGTCAGTCGCACGGTCCGCGACACGGCCGCGCTGCTGGACGCAGTGCACGGCCCGGGTGTCGGCGACACCGTCATAGCGCCGGTGCCGCAGCGGCCGTACCGCGACGAGGTGGGCGCCGACCCGGGCCGGTTGCGTATCGGACTGCTGGACAGCCATCCGCGCGGCGGTTTCCTGAATGAGGACTGCGTTACTGCCGTGCGGGCGGCAGCGGCGCTATTGGAGGACCTGGGCCACATCGTCGAGCCGGCCTGGCCGTCGTGCCTCGCTGATCCCACCCTGCAGCAGAAGTTCATGGCGCTGTGGGTCACCCAGATGGCCATGGCGGCGCGCGGCTTCGGCGAGACACTCGGGCGGGAGGTGACAGCCCAGGACATCGAGCCCGTCAACTGGGCGCTGATCGAGCGAGCCCGGCACGTGACGGCTGTGGAGTACGCCGCGGCGGAGAACGCGGTGTACGCCTTCCGTCGTTCGCTGCAGCAGTGGTGGGCCGATGGCTGGGATCTGTTGCTCACCCCGACGGTCGCTGAACCGCCATTGCCGCTGGCAGAGTTCGAGAATGATCCCGACCATGTGACCAGGCCGATGCGTCGTGGCGGCGAGTTCGCCGCATTCACGCCCCCTTTCAACATGAGCGGCCAGCCGGCGATCAGCCTGCCGCTGCACCGCAACCCCGATGGACTTCCCATCGGGGTTCAGCTCGCTGCCGCATACGGCCGGGAGGACGTGTTGATTCGCGTTGCCGCGCAACTGGAGTCGGCGCACCCGTGGTCTTCCTATCGCCCGGTGATTCCGTGA